From Syntrophaceae bacterium, one genomic window encodes:
- a CDS encoding thiamine pyrophosphate-dependent dehydrogenase E1 component subunit alpha, with the protein MMLPDLWSLYALMLKSRLFEEVIAKLWHDGLISGEMHLGTGEEAIIAGVVAQLREGDAMALDHRGTAALLIRGVDPVLILRELLGCPDGLCGGMGGHMHLFSKEHLAASSGIVGAEGPTAAGFAIAAQYSNPGAVAVAFFGDGAMNQGMLMESMNLASVWNLPVLFVCKDDGWAITTQSANMTGGNLNERAQGFGIPAVEVDGRDVFAVWAAANAAIERARSGQGPTFLKARCVHFEGHFLGFQLIRIARNPLKEMPEIALPLTKSFLRLTGATMRERSAGLKTVMASVLSTLRDPRRDPTNDPVPRARASLQSDPERLRELEDQIEKDVSDIAASALVEVAS; encoded by the coding sequence ATGATGCTGCCCGATTTATGGTCACTTTATGCGCTGATGTTGAAAAGCCGCTTGTTTGAAGAAGTTATCGCAAAACTCTGGCATGACGGCTTGATCTCGGGTGAGATGCACCTGGGCACGGGTGAAGAAGCGATTATTGCGGGTGTTGTTGCCCAGTTGCGTGAAGGTGACGCCATGGCCTTGGATCATCGCGGCACTGCGGCACTGCTCATTCGCGGTGTGGACCCTGTCCTGATTCTTCGCGAACTGCTTGGATGTCCGGACGGGCTGTGCGGAGGCATGGGCGGGCATATGCACCTGTTCTCTAAAGAGCATCTGGCTGCTTCTTCAGGGATTGTTGGTGCAGAAGGACCCACCGCAGCCGGGTTTGCAATCGCAGCACAATATTCGAATCCGGGTGCGGTCGCCGTTGCTTTCTTTGGGGACGGAGCGATGAACCAGGGCATGTTGATGGAATCGATGAACCTGGCTTCTGTGTGGAACTTGCCGGTTCTATTTGTCTGCAAGGACGACGGCTGGGCCATAACCACCCAGTCTGCCAATATGACCGGCGGTAATTTGAACGAACGCGCGCAAGGATTTGGCATTCCGGCTGTTGAAGTGGACGGTCGCGATGTATTTGCGGTATGGGCCGCCGCAAATGCCGCCATCGAACGCGCCCGTTCCGGTCAGGGACCAACGTTCTTGAAGGCCCGCTGTGTGCATTTCGAAGGACACTTTTTGGGCTTTCAACTGATACGGATCGCACGCAATCCGCTCAAAGAAATGCCCGAAATTGCCCTACCGCTGACAAAATCATTCTTGCGTTTGACGGGTGCCACCATGCGTGAACGCTCGGCAGGGCTGAAAACCGTTATGGCGTCCGTGCTCTCAACCCTACGCGACCCACGACGGGATCCAACCAATGATCCCGTGCCACGTGCCCGTGCCTCCTTACAGTCGGACCCGGAGCGTTTGCGGGAACTGGAAGACCAAATCGAGAAAGATGTGAGTGACATCGCAGCATCTGCGTTGGTGGAGGTGGCGTCATGA
- a CDS encoding pyruvate dehydrogenase — MRTMFFSQAIDDALAQAMADDPRIILFGEDIPLLRRDLLVRFGPRRVRGTPISESAFLGAGVAAAMAGLRPVVEMYMVDFLGVCMDALLNHAAKVEAFSGGKWTAPVVVRAPCGGGYGDGGQHEQSLWGWLAHIPGLSVVVPSTPADAGGLLLAALQLDGPVIFLEHKLLSETWLEFLGSGGRRTVQYDVPANGAKGVVPRRWEPLPIGKAMVRRTGNDVTIVSVGVGVHRALQAAEAAEREGISAAVLDLRTISPLDRTTLCEMVTQTGRLLVVDEDYEGFGLSGELGAVALEAGISFKYARVCTQTTIPYTREREDQALPNVKRICSAIVQLAGE; from the coding sequence ATGAGAACAATGTTTTTCTCACAGGCCATAGATGACGCGCTTGCACAGGCCATGGCGGATGACCCGCGCATCATACTTTTTGGTGAGGATATCCCCTTGCTGAGACGTGACCTCCTTGTACGATTCGGACCCAGGCGCGTGCGAGGGACTCCTATCAGCGAAAGCGCATTCCTGGGGGCAGGCGTAGCCGCCGCGATGGCTGGATTGCGCCCGGTCGTTGAAATGTATATGGTGGATTTCCTGGGTGTATGCATGGATGCCCTGCTCAACCATGCGGCCAAAGTGGAAGCATTTTCAGGCGGAAAATGGACTGCGCCTGTGGTGGTCCGTGCTCCCTGTGGCGGCGGCTATGGAGATGGGGGGCAGCACGAGCAGTCTCTATGGGGATGGCTGGCTCACATCCCGGGGTTATCCGTAGTTGTTCCCTCCACTCCTGCTGACGCGGGGGGACTATTGCTGGCCGCTTTACAGCTTGATGGTCCTGTCATCTTTCTGGAACACAAGTTGCTCTCAGAGACCTGGCTGGAATTTTTGGGTTCCGGGGGACGACGTACCGTACAGTATGATGTGCCTGCAAATGGAGCGAAGGGAGTCGTGCCCAGAAGATGGGAGCCACTCCCCATTGGCAAAGCCATGGTCCGACGAACCGGAAACGATGTGACCATCGTGAGCGTGGGCGTGGGTGTACACCGTGCTCTCCAAGCAGCTGAGGCTGCAGAGCGGGAAGGAATATCAGCAGCGGTATTGGACTTGCGAACGATCTCTCCTCTTGACAGGACGACCTTATGTGAAATGGTCACCCAGACAGGACGTCTCCTGGTCGTGGATGAAGATTACGAGGGATTCGGCCTGTCGGGCGAACTGGGAGCAGTAGCACTGGAGGCGGGCATCTCATTCAAGTATGCCCGAGTGTGCACACAGACAACCATACCTTATACCCGCGAACGTGAAGACCAGGCTCTGCCAAACGTGAAACGGATCTGTTCTGCAATTGTTCAGCTTGCCGGGGAATGA
- a CDS encoding sugar kinase — MRRKTTSPQHRVFGLGQCSLDALGRIAAYPPPDVKCEFSGLTVQGGGPVATALAALSRWRIACTFAGVVGDDAAGDAIRASLRAEGIDTAGLLTRLGALSQHAFIFAEPAREGRRTIFWQRPTGNPLLPDEVDMEKLRRAHAFHTDGLFIEAALFASHEARKAGIPVVVDAGTLREGMLDLARRSDCFIASETFGRALAGDDFPREALKQMSALGPGLVAVTLGAEGYAALLDGRIVRKPAWPARAVDTTGCGDVFHAGFVYGLLNGWEHARSLDFGAWAAARVSRRLGGRAGIPTLRQVRAAGYR, encoded by the coding sequence ATGAGACGGAAAACGACCTCCCCGCAGCATCGCGTGTTCGGCCTCGGGCAGTGCTCCCTGGATGCCCTGGGAAGGATCGCAGCCTACCCGCCGCCGGATGTGAAATGCGAGTTTTCCGGACTGACCGTCCAGGGGGGCGGACCCGTCGCCACGGCCCTGGCAGCCCTGTCCCGCTGGAGAATCGCCTGCACCTTCGCGGGGGTCGTCGGCGACGATGCAGCCGGCGATGCCATCCGCGCGTCCCTCCGTGCCGAGGGCATCGACACGGCCGGACTCCTCACCCGCCTGGGCGCCCTCTCCCAGCACGCCTTCATCTTCGCCGAACCGGCCCGGGAAGGCCGCCGCACCATCTTCTGGCAGCGTCCCACCGGCAATCCCCTCCTCCCCGACGAGGTGGACATGGAGAAACTCCGGCGGGCCCACGCCTTCCACACCGACGGCCTGTTCATCGAGGCCGCCCTTTTCGCCTCGCACGAGGCCCGGAAGGCGGGAATCCCGGTCGTGGTCGATGCGGGGACCCTCCGGGAGGGAATGCTGGACCTGGCGAGACGGAGCGACTGCTTCATCGCCTCGGAGACCTTCGGCCGCGCCCTGGCAGGGGACGACTTCCCCCGGGAGGCCCTGAAGCAGATGTCGGCCCTGGGGCCGGGTCTCGTCGCCGTCACCCTGGGCGCAGAGGGATATGCCGCCCTTCTCGACGGGCGGATCGTCCGGAAGCCCGCCTGGCCGGCCAGGGCGGTGGACACCACGGGCTGCGGCGACGTCTTCCACGCCGGATTCGTCTACGGCCTCCTGAACGGCTGGGAGCACGCACGCTCCCTCGACTTCGGCGCCTGGGCCGCCGCCCGGGTGAGCCGCCGCCTCGGCGGCCGGGCGGGAATCCCGACGCTCCGCCAGGTCCGGGCGGCGGGATATCGGTGA
- a CDS encoding cysteine dioxygenase family protein: protein MRKSRIGMIRTAPVRTAGNRKTTEVSLPMNLTEFNSLFHSLLEAEQDTATVLREGRLLLTELLGRREWFAGFIHRLLTDRALLAEQKPSLWPNEITLHRHPDGSFMVLAYIWEPGAVDTIHDHGAWGIIGAYINKVRERKYRRLDDGSTEGYAELEESADRILMPREITVVRPLDDGIHQMENITDTVAVTINVYGRTVRKGYSQYFYPEKKAVQRVYPPRTYKEVLLLRSLGTIREPWAEEILTHASRNSMPDHIRRECDLALSAVNNGRETPVRQEPPL from the coding sequence ATGAGAAAAAGCCGGATCGGCATGATCCGGACCGCCCCGGTGCGGACCGCCGGGAACAGGAAAACGACGGAGGTTTCGCTGCCCATGAATCTGACCGAGTTCAATTCTCTCTTTCACAGCCTCCTGGAGGCGGAGCAGGACACGGCGACCGTCCTTCGCGAGGGGCGCCTGCTCCTGACGGAGCTCCTGGGCCGCCGCGAATGGTTCGCCGGGTTCATCCACCGGCTCCTGACGGACCGGGCGCTCCTGGCCGAGCAGAAGCCCTCCCTCTGGCCCAACGAGATCACCCTCCACCGCCATCCCGACGGCTCGTTCATGGTCCTGGCGTACATCTGGGAGCCCGGTGCCGTCGATACGATCCACGACCACGGCGCATGGGGAATCATCGGGGCTTACATCAACAAGGTCCGGGAGCGGAAATACCGGCGCCTTGACGACGGGAGCACGGAGGGATACGCGGAGCTGGAGGAATCGGCGGACCGCATCCTGATGCCCCGGGAAATCACCGTGGTGCGCCCCCTGGACGACGGGATTCACCAGATGGAAAACATCACCGACACCGTGGCCGTCACGATCAACGTATACGGGAGGACCGTCCGCAAGGGCTACAGCCAGTACTTCTACCCGGAGAAGAAGGCCGTGCAGCGGGTCTACCCCCCGCGGACCTACAAGGAAGTCCTCCTGCTCCGCTCCCTCGGGACGATCCGGGAGCCCTGGGCGGAGGAGATCCTGACCCATGCATCCCGGAACTCCATGCCGGACCACATCCGCCGGGAATGCGATCTTGCCCTGTCCGCCGTGAACAACGGCCGGGAAACGCCGGTCCGGCAGGAACCGCCCCTCTGA
- a CDS encoding epoxyqueuosine reductase, producing MVGIAPAERWDEDGRVPPDFRPAALWTPARSVIVLGLGMPLPMVETTPSIVHMELYRTVNRKLDLLAYDLTMLLNRLGAASFFFPRDGFSSLKPFHERPVAAFSHVMAAYYAGLGTVGASHCLLTPTFGPRVRFVSIFTSADLPADAPLEKDLCIRCGACADCCPKKAITLRKDRIVGDYDMPACLEMAEELTRRRCYPCGICTKVCPIGEDRKLYREKGIMKKYRQEAEALAADPNDPRYRSWTHIRRYGTP from the coding sequence ATGGTCGGAATCGCCCCGGCGGAACGCTGGGATGAAGACGGGCGCGTCCCGCCGGACTTCCGCCCGGCCGCCCTCTGGACCCCCGCCCGGAGCGTCATCGTGCTCGGCCTGGGAATGCCTCTACCCATGGTGGAAACGACTCCCTCCATCGTCCACATGGAGCTGTACCGCACGGTCAACCGGAAGCTGGACCTTCTGGCCTACGATCTCACCATGCTCCTGAATCGCCTGGGGGCGGCATCCTTCTTTTTTCCCCGGGACGGCTTCAGCAGCCTGAAGCCTTTCCATGAAAGGCCCGTGGCGGCCTTCAGCCACGTCATGGCGGCTTACTACGCCGGACTGGGAACCGTCGGGGCGAGCCACTGTCTCCTGACCCCGACGTTCGGTCCCCGGGTCCGCTTCGTCTCGATCTTCACGTCGGCCGACCTGCCCGCCGACGCCCCCCTGGAAAAAGACCTCTGCATCCGCTGCGGCGCCTGCGCCGACTGCTGCCCCAAGAAGGCCATCACCCTCCGGAAGGACCGGATCGTCGGCGACTACGACATGCCCGCCTGCCTGGAAATGGCGGAGGAGCTGACCCGCCGCCGCTGTTACCCCTGCGGGATCTGCACGAAGGTTTGCCCCATCGGGGAAGACCGCAAACTCTATCGGGAAAAAGGGATTATGAAAAAGTACCGCCAGGAGGCCGAGGCGCTGGCGGCGGATCCGAACGATCCGCGATACCGCTCCTGGACCCACATCCGGCGGTACGGGACTCCATGA
- a CDS encoding rhomboid family intramembrane serine protease, protein MIPIRDSVRSRRFPAVNTALIVLNVAVFLLEVLQGGALESFMMTWSLIPARLTDPSLAAYFTGVHQALTFVTYMFLHGGFWHLLGNMWFLYIFGDNVEDRLGHPRYLLFYLLCGVASGVIHFLSAPGSPMPTVGASGAIAGVMGAYLVLYPRARVLTLIPIIIFPWFVEIPAFVFLGIWILIQFLSATLTAGQVSGVAWWAHVGGFVAGIVFLKMLLLLPETGVSRKLGETTVRERSPRLQKTAAVAGEEEGNLLGILEITPREAREGAKKVVTVRSGLRDRLIRVAVPPGVRDGTVLRLRGRGAQGETDGRGDLLLTIRVS, encoded by the coding sequence ATGATCCCCATCCGCGATTCCGTCCGCTCCCGTCGCTTCCCGGCCGTCAACACGGCCCTGATCGTTCTCAACGTCGCCGTGTTCCTGCTGGAGGTTCTGCAGGGAGGAGCTCTGGAATCTTTCATGATGACCTGGAGCCTGATTCCGGCCCGGCTCACCGATCCGTCCCTGGCGGCCTACTTTACCGGGGTCCACCAGGCACTGACGTTCGTCACCTACATGTTTCTCCACGGCGGCTTCTGGCACCTGCTGGGCAACATGTGGTTTCTTTACATCTTCGGCGACAATGTGGAAGACCGGCTGGGCCATCCCCGGTACCTCCTGTTTTACCTTCTGTGCGGGGTCGCCTCCGGGGTGATCCATTTCCTGTCGGCACCGGGATCGCCCATGCCCACGGTGGGCGCCAGCGGGGCCATCGCCGGCGTCATGGGGGCCTATCTCGTCCTCTATCCCCGGGCACGGGTCCTGACGCTGATCCCGATCATCATCTTTCCCTGGTTCGTCGAGATTCCCGCCTTTGTCTTCCTGGGGATCTGGATCCTCATCCAGTTCCTGAGCGCCACCCTGACCGCCGGCCAGGTTTCCGGCGTGGCGTGGTGGGCTCATGTGGGCGGATTCGTCGCGGGCATCGTTTTTCTGAAGATGCTGCTCCTGCTCCCCGAGACGGGGGTGTCCCGGAAACTGGGCGAGACCACCGTCCGGGAGCGCAGCCCGCGCCTTCAGAAAACCGCTGCCGTGGCGGGGGAGGAGGAGGGAAATCTCCTGGGCATCCTGGAGATCACCCCCCGGGAGGCCCGGGAGGGGGCTAAAAAGGTCGTGACGGTCCGGAGCGGCCTCCGGGACCGGCTGATCCGGGTGGCGGTACCGCCGGGTGTCCGGGACGGGACGGTCCTGCGCCTGCGGGGAAGGGGGGCGCAGGGGGAAACGGACGGGCGCGGCGATCTGCTCCTGACGATCCGCGTGTCCTGA
- a CDS encoding nitroreductase, translating to MASMIEIIGRRVSCRSYDGRPLDPMDADALKHVLAEVPRTPFGNRVRFALLDLDGGNPVEMRRLGTYGVVRGARTFLAGAVSAGGRAMEDFGHAMETMILLATGRGLGTCWLGGTFSRSGFASAMALAKGEIIPAVTPVGYPAGKRTLMDRIFRYVASSDKRKPWKDLFFLESWDRPLEREEAGPWAEALECVRLGPSASNKQPWRILRREADHHLFLKRTPLYGDLPGGVRLQNVDLGIAMCHFEAAARELGLDGGWIVETSPPAGPGTEYIATWK from the coding sequence ATGGCATCCATGATCGAGATCATCGGCAGGCGTGTCTCCTGCCGTTCTTACGACGGGCGGCCACTCGATCCGATGGACGCCGATGCGCTCAAACACGTTCTGGCGGAGGTCCCCCGAACGCCTTTCGGAAACCGGGTCCGCTTCGCCCTGCTCGACCTCGACGGCGGGAATCCCGTGGAAATGCGCCGTCTGGGGACCTACGGCGTCGTCCGGGGCGCCCGGACCTTCCTCGCCGGCGCGGTATCGGCCGGGGGGCGCGCCATGGAGGACTTCGGCCACGCCATGGAGACGATGATCCTCCTTGCAACCGGGCGGGGCCTGGGAACCTGCTGGCTCGGGGGCACCTTCAGCCGGAGCGGGTTCGCCTCCGCCATGGCCCTCGCGAAGGGTGAAATCATTCCCGCCGTGACCCCGGTGGGCTATCCGGCGGGAAAACGCACCTTGATGGACCGGATCTTCCGTTACGTCGCCTCGTCGGACAAACGGAAGCCATGGAAGGACCTTTTCTTCCTGGAGTCCTGGGACCGTCCCCTGGAGCGCGAAGAGGCGGGCCCCTGGGCCGAGGCGCTCGAATGCGTCCGGCTCGGTCCGTCGGCGTCGAACAAGCAGCCCTGGCGCATCCTCCGCCGGGAAGCGGATCACCACCTGTTTCTGAAACGGACGCCCCTGTATGGGGATCTCCCCGGCGGCGTCCGCCTCCAGAATGTCGACCTGGGCATCGCCATGTGCCACTTCGAGGCGGCGGCCCGGGAACTCGGCCTGGACGGGGGATGGATCGTCGAGACGTCCCCGCCGGCGGGTCCCGGAACAGAATACATCGCCACCTGGAAATAA
- a CDS encoding MFS transporter, with product MSEKAERRKYYPVIICIAFAVFMVRLDGYIVNISLPTIARYFQVGTTEVSWIVLIYLLVMTGCMLILGKLGDRFGLKRIFLLGYLVFSVSSFFCGLAPTILTLDLARAVQGIGGAMMIVSAFAIVSRLLPEHLTGWAFGVCSIANSLGIMAGSPLGGFITGFFSWKWIFLINVPIGLLALFLSWKILPAIEPDRHAGAKAPFDVSGSVLSFLFFTTLVYGFSMGQEEGWGSPLILGSFAVAVASLGAFWVREKRAADPVLRFSLLARRDFGFAVVTTFLAMMLLAGGNFLMPFYLELTKGLAPEAVGAVIMIYSIVYMPIGPYSGRLSDRVDPARICVAATFLCLATCLVFAFTLSRPGLLPAVLFLVLLAVSYGLFFASNNHLVMSLAPRDSQGVASGLYTTLMNVGMLLGICLFETVFSGSLPEGVSIRHLTPEEARLVSGPLLSAFRNAFLAGGAVCALAFLSSLVTLRAKRNRVQADGM from the coding sequence GTGTCGGAAAAAGCGGAAAGAAGAAAGTACTATCCCGTCATTATCTGCATCGCCTTTGCCGTTTTCATGGTGCGCCTGGACGGCTACATCGTCAACATCTCGCTGCCGACCATCGCCCGGTATTTCCAGGTGGGCACCACAGAGGTGTCGTGGATCGTCCTGATCTACCTCCTGGTCATGACCGGCTGCATGCTGATCCTGGGGAAACTCGGCGACCGGTTCGGCCTGAAACGGATCTTTCTCTTGGGCTACCTCGTCTTTTCCGTCTCGTCGTTCTTCTGCGGCCTCGCCCCGACGATCCTTACCCTCGACCTGGCCAGGGCCGTCCAGGGGATCGGCGGCGCCATGATGATCGTCAGCGCCTTCGCGATCGTCTCCAGGCTCCTTCCGGAGCATCTCACCGGCTGGGCCTTCGGCGTGTGCTCCATCGCCAACTCGCTGGGTATCATGGCCGGTTCCCCGCTGGGGGGCTTCATCACGGGATTTTTCTCCTGGAAGTGGATCTTCCTCATCAACGTTCCAATCGGGCTTCTGGCCCTGTTCCTGTCCTGGAAAATCCTGCCGGCCATCGAGCCCGACCGCCATGCCGGGGCGAAGGCCCCGTTTGACGTCTCCGGTTCGGTGCTGAGCTTCCTCTTCTTCACCACGCTGGTCTATGGATTCAGCATGGGACAGGAGGAGGGATGGGGCTCGCCCCTCATCCTCGGCTCCTTCGCGGTCGCGGTCGCGTCCCTGGGGGCCTTCTGGGTGCGGGAAAAGCGGGCCGCCGATCCGGTCCTCCGTTTCAGCCTGCTGGCCAGGCGGGACTTCGGCTTCGCCGTGGTGACCACCTTTCTGGCGATGATGCTCCTGGCCGGGGGTAATTTCCTGATGCCCTTCTACCTGGAGCTGACGAAGGGGCTGGCCCCGGAGGCGGTAGGCGCCGTCATCATGATCTACTCGATTGTGTACATGCCCATCGGGCCCTACTCGGGACGCCTCTCGGACCGTGTCGATCCGGCCCGGATCTGTGTCGCTGCGACGTTCCTCTGCCTGGCGACCTGCCTTGTGTTCGCCTTCACCCTGTCCCGTCCCGGGCTGCTGCCGGCGGTCCTTTTCCTGGTACTCCTGGCGGTGTCCTACGGCCTCTTCTTCGCTTCGAACAACCACCTCGTCATGAGCCTCGCCCCGCGGGATTCCCAGGGCGTCGCCTCGGGTCTCTACACCACCCTCATGAATGTGGGCATGCTTCTGGGCATCTGCCTGTTCGAGACAGTCTTCTCCGGGTCTCTGCCGGAAGGCGTCTCCATCCGCCATCTGACTCCCGAAGAGGCCCGCCTTGTCTCCGGCCCGCTCCTTTCCGCCTTCCGGAACGCATTCCTGGCCGGCGGCGCGGTGTGTGCCCTGGCGTTTCTCTCCTCCCTGGTGACCCTGCGTGCCAAGCGGAACCGTGTTCAGGCGGACGGGATGTGA
- a CDS encoding MarR family transcriptional regulator, which translates to MHYEDVILFILAKANQRVHSRFKPMFQRYGLTPMQSLVLTALFQDEGLPAGEIGRRLVLDSATLSGVLARMEEGGWLIRSTPDGDRRVTNLHLTEKAIGIRDAMLNDVEAMNREVLSVFKPEERLLLERMLKDLWC; encoded by the coding sequence TTGCATTACGAAGACGTCATCCTGTTCATCCTGGCGAAGGCCAACCAGCGGGTCCACAGCCGGTTCAAGCCCATGTTCCAGCGTTACGGCCTCACGCCCATGCAGTCCCTCGTTCTCACCGCTCTCTTCCAGGACGAGGGGCTCCCGGCGGGGGAAATCGGCCGGCGGCTCGTCCTGGACAGTGCCACCCTCTCGGGCGTCCTGGCCAGGATGGAGGAGGGCGGGTGGCTCATCCGGAGCACGCCAGACGGGGACCGGCGGGTCACGAATCTCCACCTGACGGAGAAAGCCATCGGCATCCGCGACGCGATGCTGAACGATGTCGAGGCCATGAACAGGGAGGTCCTGTCCGTTTTCAAGCCGGAGGAAAGGCTGCTTCTCGAACGGATGCTGAAGGACCTGTGGTGCTGA
- a CDS encoding acetate--CoA ligase family protein, producing MKIIEGVLGEGRKVLSEYESKRVLEACGIPVTREVLVGEEKEVPRAAAEIGYPLVMKGCSAEVAHKTEKGLIRVDVRTNAEALAAFREIKQGLEGHKGGVLIQEMVKGRRELVMGLTRDGQFGPCVMFGLGGIFTEILKDIVFRRAPLSVEDAMAMMREIRAHAILDAVRGMAAADRDRLADMLIRLGRIGLDFGSVQEIDLNPVILSGKDPVVVDALIVLT from the coding sequence ATGAAGATCATCGAGGGTGTCCTCGGGGAAGGGCGCAAGGTCCTGTCGGAGTACGAGTCGAAGCGGGTCCTCGAGGCCTGCGGGATCCCCGTGACGCGGGAAGTCCTTGTCGGCGAGGAAAAGGAAGTCCCCAGGGCGGCGGCGGAGATCGGGTATCCGCTCGTCATGAAGGGATGCTCCGCCGAGGTCGCCCACAAAACGGAAAAGGGGCTGATCCGCGTGGATGTCCGGACGAACGCCGAGGCCCTGGCGGCCTTCCGGGAGATCAAGCAAGGTCTGGAGGGCCACAAGGGCGGCGTCCTGATCCAGGAGATGGTCAAGGGGCGCCGCGAACTCGTCATGGGACTGACCCGGGACGGCCAGTTCGGACCCTGCGTCATGTTCGGCCTCGGCGGGATCTTCACGGAGATCCTGAAGGACATCGTCTTCCGGAGAGCCCCCCTCTCCGTGGAGGACGCCATGGCGATGATGCGGGAGATCCGGGCCCACGCGATTCTCGACGCGGTCCGGGGCATGGCGGCGGCGGACCGCGACCGCCTTGCCGATATGCTGATCCGGTTGGGACGGATCGGGCTTGATTTCGGTTCCGTTCAGGAGATCGACCTGAACCCGGTGATTCTCTCCGGGAAAGACCCCGTCGTCGTGGACGCCCTGATCGTCCTGACATAA
- a CDS encoding TetR/AcrR family transcriptional regulator translates to MGFEERRQREKDSRRNSILKAARRLFLEKGFRNVTVESIARKAEFSKGSIYLYFSGKEEIYTHILLMEIGKFRTKIDATFDEGGEASAILRKTADLYVDFFLTEPELFRILMTFMLHSDQREQSSDLNDRLIRTTNEAADGIERIFRYGIERGEFRPDIRLRTIRNAVWGLLNGAISLHLYTGPEFGRRERILTTVHSMLGFFIEGLKR, encoded by the coding sequence ATGGGATTCGAAGAAAGACGACAACGGGAAAAAGACAGCCGCAGAAACTCCATCCTCAAAGCGGCCCGGAGACTCTTCCTGGAGAAGGGTTTCCGGAACGTCACCGTGGAGAGCATCGCCCGGAAAGCCGAATTCAGCAAGGGGTCCATCTACCTTTACTTCTCCGGAAAGGAAGAGATTTACACCCATATCCTGCTAATGGAGATCGGGAAATTCCGGACGAAAATCGATGCGACTTTCGACGAGGGAGGCGAAGCGTCGGCGATCCTCCGGAAGACCGCCGATCTCTACGTGGATTTTTTCCTCACCGAACCGGAGCTGTTCCGGATCCTGATGACGTTCATGCTTCACAGCGACCAGCGGGAGCAGTCCTCCGATCTGAACGACCGGCTGATCCGGACGACCAATGAAGCCGCCGACGGGATCGAAAGAATCTTCCGATACGGAATCGAGCGCGGGGAATTCCGGCCGGACATCCGGCTGCGAACGATCCGCAATGCCGTCTGGGGCCTCCTGAACGGCGCCATATCGCTTCATCTTTATACGGGGCCGGAGTTTGGGAGGCGGGAGCGAATCCTGACGACCGTGCACTCCATGCTGGGTTTTTTCATCGAGGGACTGAAAAGGTGA